In a genomic window of Lonchura striata isolate bLonStr1 chromosome 4, bLonStr1.mat, whole genome shotgun sequence:
- the LOC144246157 gene encoding serine/threonine-protein kinase pim-1-like, producing MGDGQQRQRQELYLWGPQLGSGGFSTVYSGIRLSDGSPVAIKRVARESVLQWDELPDGTRVPLEVVLMEKVGSGCQNIIQLLDWFELPDSFVLVLERPEASQDLLQLLQEQGCLCEEQARWLFCQVLEAVRHCTACGVLHRDIKPENLLVNPESGHLKLIDFGCGTFLQERAFTGFAGTRVYSPPEWIWLGCYHGHAATIWSLGVLLYVMVCGSLPFQDEPDIVLGKLVFRQQLSPELQHLIRWCLAKHPADRPELEEISCHPWVRGRRFSCLAGASAAPT from the exons ATGGGTGACG ggcaacagaggcagcggcaggagctgtacctgtggggcccgcagctgggcagcggcggcttcaGCACCGTCTACTCGGGCATCCGCCTCTCGGACGGGAGCCCG gtggccatcaaacgcgtggcccgggagagcgtcctgcagtgggacgagctg cccgacggcacccgcgtgcccttggaggtggtgctcatggagaaggtgggctctggctgccagaATATCATCCAGCTCCTCGATTGGTTTGAGCTGCCGGACAGCTTTGTGCTAGTGCTGGAGCGTCCGGAGGCATCGCaggatctcctgcagctcctgcaggagcagggctgcctgtgcgaggagcaggcgcgctggcttttctgccaggtgctggaggccgtgcggcactgCACCGCCTGCGGCGTCCTGCACCGGGACATCAAGCCAGAGAACCTCCTGGTGAACCCGGAGAGCGGCCACCTGAAGCTCATTGACTTCGGCTGCggcaccttcctccaggagcggGCCTTCACGGGCTTTGCCG GAACGCGCGTGTACAGCCCGCCCGAGTGGATCTGGCTCGGCTGCTACCACGGCCACGCGGCCaccatctggtccctgggcgtgctgctgtacgtcatggtctgcgggagcctccccttccaggatgagcctgacatcgtgctgggcaagctcgtcttccggcagcagctctctccag agctccagcacctgatccgatggtgtttggccaagcaccctgcggacaggccggagctggaggagatctcATGCCACCCTTGGGTGCGGGGCCGGCGCTTTTCATGCCTTgccggagcctctgcagcaccaaCTTAG
- the LOC144246158 gene encoding serine/threonine-protein kinase pim-1-like, which yields MATGHRSLNWSSHHWSSSSIETAAMSWPGLMDDGKAKQVLFQGFKYSFDPVPRRIHLEQVSSCETNRDRVCWVKNGDRLSETCQPAERAEPVDRSPSSLGLWDFNNTGAILTLDGARESPEVQLGAQTGAGEPAQEQLAGQQASWSQQWASHSNEDSQDALLVLPASNSPSLVVETGQQRQRQELYLWGPQLGSGGFSTVYSGIRLSDGSPVAIKRVARESVLQWDELPDGTRVPLEVVLMEKVGSGCQNIIQLLDWFELPDSFVLVLERPEASQDLLQLLQEQGCLCEEQARWLFCQVLEAVRHCTACGVLHRDIKPENLLVNPESGHLKLIDFGCGTFLQERAFTGFAGTRVYSPPEWIWLGCYHGHAATIWSLGVLLYVMVCGSLPFQDEPDIVLGKLVFRQQLSPELQHLIRWCLAKHPADRPELEEISCHPWVRGRRFSCLAGASAAPT from the exons ATGGCCACAG GTCACAGATCCCTCAACTGGAGCTCACaccactggagttccagcagcaTAGAAACAGCAGCGATGTCCTGGCCTGGTCTCATGGATGATGGGAAGGCAAAGCAGGTTCTATTTCAGGGTTTTAAGTACAGTTTTGATCCTGTTCCTCGCAGAATACATCTGGAGCAGGTGTCCAGCTGTGAGACAAACAGAGACAgggtgtgctgggtgaagaATGGTGAT aggctcagtgagacCTGTCAGCCTGCGGAAAGAGCAGAGCCCGTGGACaggtctcccagctcccttggactCTGGGACTTCAACAACACAGGCGCCATCCTGACCCTTGACGGGGCAAGGGAAAGCCCAGAAGTCCAACTGGGAGCCCAGACCGGTGCAGGGgagcctgctcaggagcagctggcggGGCAGCAAgcgtcctggagccagcagtgggcaTCCCACAGCAACGAGGACAGCCAGGACGCTCTTCTGGTTCTGCCCGCCagcaacagccccagcctggtggtgGAGACGG ggcaacagaggcagcggcaggagctgtacctgtggggcccgcagctgggcagcggcggcttcaGCACCGTCTACTCGGGCATCCGCCTCTCGGACGGGAGCCCG gtggccatcaaacgcgtggcccgggagagcgtcctgcagtgggacgagctg cccgacggcacccgcgtgcccttggaggtggtgctcatggagaaggtgggctctggctgccagaATATCATCCAGCTCCTCGATTGGTTTGAGCTGCCGGACAGCTTTGTGCTAGTGCTGGAGCGTCCGGAGGCATCGCaggatctcctgcagctcctgcaggagcagggctgcctgtgcgaggagcaggcgcgctggcttttctgccaggtgctggaggccgtgcggcactgCACCGCCTGCGGCGTCCTGCACCGGGACATCAAGCCAGAGAACCTCCTGGTGAACCCGGAGAGCGGCCACCTGAAGCTCATTGACTTCGGCTGCggcaccttcctccaggagcggGCCTTCACGGGCTTTGCCG GAACGCGCGTGTACAGCCCGCCCGAGTGGATCTGGCTCGGCTGCTACCACGGCCACGCGGCCaccatctggtccctgggcgtgctgctgtacgtcatggtctgcgggagcctccccttccaggatgagcctgacatcgtgctgggcaagctcgtcttccggcagcagctctctccag agctccagcacctgatccgatggtgtttggccaagcaccctgcggacaggccggagctggaggagatctcATGCCACCCTTGGGTGCGGGGCCGGCGCTTTTCATGCCTTgccggagcctctgcagcaccaaCTTAG